A stretch of Lysobacter sp. K5869 DNA encodes these proteins:
- a CDS encoding TonB-dependent receptor, translating into MNRKHLTIAVCTALVGMAAPAYAQQTGPSSGEDIKKIDPVITKIETVTVTGSRISNPNVVSAQPVSVLTAEDIKATGAVNIGDVLTTMPALATSFTMGNSSRFIGTAGIAMQDLRNLGTSRTLVLVNGRRMVGAMAGDTAVDTNLIPADWIERVEIITGGASAVYGADAVSGVVNFILKKKYEGVNLHAQYGSSQHGSFGKSLFAVTAGTNFADDRGNIAASLEHARQDDLQFRDRFGNEDLTTLNTPGGKYARSYFKNGGSYEFTTGGVFSRTGSFSNPNNLYVFNSDGSYRPLRIDGLRDTGRRRCTDCDHNDSNRANQLQPKFDRTTLNLAGSFDVTENHRLYVEGLYNQANSKSFGTAAFNTWGTYGGHFIEHDNAYVSPALDALTGGEGFVVSRDDYDSGLRGEDTKRKTLRLVLGAEGVLGSKGDWQYDASVNYGRTTETRDNLNNRYMERFYAGLDAVKDANGKIVCRSQIDPTFVNANFENLGLTLTPETIANCVPFSIFGDGAISKAARDWFNVTTRAKTRLTQFVAGGSLVNNNLFELPAGPMSLAAGVEYRRETSDQVNDALDKQGLTFLNAIPDSRGSYSVKELWIETAVPLLHDIPLIKNLTLGGAVRFSDYDTTGNTRAWRYNLDWVINDSLRLRGNASSAVRTPNIGELFGGQSQNFGFIDDPCDAQQIGRGSDPAVRAANCALLGLPANFTDQVTGTNEGLSGSNPNLEPETGRTWTYGFVFTPTFLEGFSLNVDYWKIKLRNAISLLDFEQTAQRCVDTPGGIGNIYCSNVKRRADGQISFVTAIYQNIAAKETDGIDIGASYTHDLFGGKMSWQLDATRTLNYTDYPFQNDPGAKVEYLGALGYPKWKANLGVTYHREAWTGTWNTRYVSGVARQTDWDTYKNDPFFLAPAKAGSGVVHDVRVSYDFADTGWNVYGGITNLFDSDPPLAMYGNSFGSGVYDTIGRAYYVGFNYKFR; encoded by the coding sequence GTGAACAGAAAGCATCTCACCATCGCGGTGTGCACCGCGTTGGTCGGCATGGCCGCGCCCGCGTACGCGCAGCAGACCGGTCCGAGCTCGGGCGAAGACATCAAGAAGATCGACCCGGTCATCACCAAAATCGAAACGGTCACCGTCACCGGTTCGCGCATCTCCAACCCGAACGTGGTCTCCGCACAGCCGGTGAGCGTGCTGACCGCCGAGGACATCAAGGCCACCGGCGCTGTGAACATCGGCGACGTGCTGACCACGATGCCGGCGCTGGCGACCAGCTTCACCATGGGCAACTCCAGCCGCTTCATCGGCACCGCTGGCATCGCCATGCAGGATTTGCGCAACCTGGGCACCTCGCGGACCCTGGTGCTGGTCAACGGCCGCCGCATGGTCGGCGCCATGGCCGGCGACACCGCAGTGGACACCAACCTGATCCCGGCCGACTGGATCGAGCGCGTGGAAATCATCACCGGCGGCGCGTCGGCGGTGTACGGTGCCGACGCCGTGTCGGGCGTGGTCAACTTCATCCTCAAGAAGAAGTACGAAGGCGTGAACCTGCACGCCCAGTACGGCAGCAGCCAGCACGGCAGCTTCGGCAAGTCGCTGTTCGCGGTCACCGCCGGCACCAACTTCGCCGACGACCGCGGCAACATCGCGGCCTCGCTGGAGCACGCGCGCCAGGACGACCTGCAGTTCCGCGATCGCTTCGGCAACGAAGACCTGACCACGCTGAACACCCCGGGCGGCAAGTACGCGCGTTCCTACTTCAAGAACGGCGGCTCGTACGAGTTCACCACCGGCGGCGTGTTCTCGCGCACCGGCAGCTTCAGCAATCCGAACAACCTGTACGTGTTCAATTCGGACGGCAGCTACCGTCCGCTGCGCATCGACGGCCTGCGCGACACCGGCCGCCGCCGCTGCACCGATTGCGACCACAACGACAGCAACCGCGCCAACCAGCTGCAGCCCAAGTTCGACCGCACCACGCTGAACCTGGCCGGCAGCTTCGACGTCACCGAGAACCACCGCTTGTACGTGGAAGGTCTGTACAACCAGGCCAATTCCAAGTCGTTCGGCACCGCCGCGTTCAACACCTGGGGCACCTACGGCGGCCACTTCATTGAGCACGACAACGCCTACGTGTCGCCGGCATTGGATGCGCTGACCGGCGGCGAAGGCTTCGTGGTCTCGCGCGACGACTACGATTCGGGCCTGCGCGGCGAAGACACCAAGCGCAAGACCCTGCGCCTGGTCCTCGGCGCCGAAGGCGTGCTCGGCAGCAAGGGCGACTGGCAGTACGACGCGTCGGTCAACTACGGCCGCACCACCGAGACCCGCGACAACCTCAACAACCGCTACATGGAACGCTTCTACGCGGGCCTGGACGCGGTGAAGGACGCCAACGGCAAGATCGTCTGCCGCTCGCAGATCGATCCGACCTTCGTCAACGCCAACTTCGAGAATCTCGGCCTGACGCTCACGCCGGAGACCATCGCCAACTGCGTTCCGTTCTCGATCTTCGGCGACGGCGCGATCAGCAAGGCCGCGCGCGATTGGTTCAACGTCACCACCCGCGCCAAGACCCGCCTGACCCAGTTCGTCGCCGGCGGCTCGCTGGTGAACAACAACCTGTTCGAACTGCCCGCCGGCCCGATGAGCTTGGCCGCCGGCGTCGAGTACCGCCGCGAGACCAGCGACCAGGTCAACGACGCGCTGGACAAGCAGGGCCTGACCTTCCTCAACGCGATCCCGGATTCGCGCGGCAGCTACAGCGTCAAGGAACTGTGGATCGAAACCGCGGTGCCGCTGCTGCACGACATCCCGCTGATCAAGAACCTGACCCTCGGCGGCGCGGTCCGTTTCTCGGACTACGACACCACCGGCAACACCCGCGCCTGGCGTTACAACCTGGACTGGGTGATCAACGACAGCCTGCGTCTGCGCGGTAACGCCTCGTCCGCGGTGCGCACGCCGAACATCGGCGAGCTGTTCGGCGGCCAGAGCCAGAACTTCGGCTTCATCGACGACCCGTGCGACGCGCAGCAGATCGGCCGCGGCTCCGACCCGGCCGTGCGCGCCGCCAACTGCGCGCTGTTGGGCCTGCCGGCGAACTTCACCGACCAGGTGACCGGCACCAACGAAGGCCTCTCGGGCAGCAACCCGAACCTCGAACCCGAAACCGGCCGCACCTGGACCTACGGCTTCGTGTTCACCCCGACCTTCCTGGAAGGCTTCAGCCTCAACGTCGACTACTGGAAGATCAAGCTGCGCAACGCGATCTCGCTGCTCGACTTCGAGCAGACCGCGCAGCGCTGCGTCGACACCCCAGGCGGCATCGGCAACATCTACTGCTCCAACGTGAAGCGCCGCGCCGACGGCCAGATCTCGTTCGTGACCGCGATCTATCAGAACATCGCGGCCAAGGAAACCGACGGCATCGACATCGGCGCGAGCTACACGCACGATCTGTTCGGCGGCAAGATGTCGTGGCAGCTGGATGCGACCCGCACCCTGAACTACACCGACTACCCGTTCCAGAACGATCCGGGCGCGAAGGTGGAGTACCTGGGCGCGCTGGGCTATCCGAAGTGGAAGGCCAACCTCGGCGTCACCTACCACCGCGAAGCCTGGACCGGCACCTGGAACACCCGTTACGTCTCCGGCGTCGCCCGTCAGACCGACTGGGACACCTACAAGAACGATCCGTTCTTCCTGGCCCCGGCCAAGGCCGGCTCGGGCGTGGTCCACGACGTGCGCGTGAGCTACGACTTCGCCGACACCGGCTGGAACGTCTACGGCGGCATCACCAACCTGTTCGATTCCGACCCGCCGCTGGCGATGTACGGCAACTCGTTCGGTTCGGGCGTGTACGACACCATCGGTCGCGCTTACTACGTCGGTTTCAACTACAAGTTCCGTTGA
- the glyS gene encoding glycine--tRNA ligase subunit beta translates to MSTTQPLLIELGTEELPVKALPGLAQAFFDGVLDGLHKRGVAFDRDGAKPLYTPRRLAVRLNTVAAQQPEQRSEVLGPYLNIALDADGQPTKALQGFAAKAGVEWTQLEKTSDNKGERFVHRAVKPGADTASLLAEIVREALAAMPIPKPMRWGDHDYGFARPVHWLVVLLGKDVVPAHVLGVSSDRMSRGHRFMHDKPVWFSAPEDYVESLRAAHVLVDPDERRERIVREVEAAASADGGRARIDEGILEEVNGLTEWPVAVACGFEREFLAVPQEALIATMEANQKFFPVLDAQGQLTERFVGVANIESRDPREVRKGYERVIRPRFADAKFFFDEDLKQGLASMGEGLKTVKYQDKLGSVADKVARVTELARSIAAQVGIDPEQAARAASLSKNDLQSRMVNEFPELQGIAGRYYAQAAGESAQVADAIDEAYMPRFAGDAIAPSVLGRVVAIAERLDTLAGGFAAGLKPTGNKDPFSLRRNALGLARTLLEGELDLSLRALLAEAIKLQPLQKGSDEAGLDELTEFVYDRLRNYYGERGIAMAQLEAVSAVAHGSLLDFDRRLTALAEFAKLPEAEALAAANKRSRNILKKVDGAVPEAIDAALFAEPAERELAEAVDAAVSDTDPLLAQRDYVAVLGRLARLRPQVDAFFDKVMVNVDDAAVRNNRLALLKRLSDRLGGVAAIEHLSI, encoded by the coding sequence ATGAGCACGACCCAACCCCTCCTGATCGAACTGGGCACCGAAGAACTGCCGGTCAAGGCGCTGCCGGGCCTGGCCCAGGCCTTCTTCGACGGCGTGCTCGACGGCCTGCACAAGCGCGGCGTCGCTTTCGACCGCGACGGCGCCAAGCCGCTGTATACGCCGCGCCGTCTGGCCGTGCGCTTGAACACGGTGGCCGCCCAGCAGCCCGAACAGCGCAGCGAAGTGCTCGGCCCCTACCTCAACATCGCGCTCGACGCCGACGGCCAGCCGACCAAGGCGCTGCAAGGCTTCGCGGCCAAGGCCGGGGTCGAGTGGACGCAGCTGGAAAAGACCAGCGACAACAAGGGCGAGCGCTTCGTCCACCGCGCGGTCAAGCCCGGCGCCGATACCGCCAGCCTGCTCGCCGAGATCGTGCGCGAAGCGCTGGCGGCGATGCCGATTCCCAAGCCGATGCGCTGGGGCGACCACGACTACGGCTTCGCCCGTCCGGTGCATTGGCTGGTGGTGTTGCTGGGCAAGGACGTGGTGCCCGCGCACGTGCTCGGCGTGAGCAGCGACCGCATGAGCCGCGGCCATCGCTTCATGCACGACAAGCCGGTGTGGTTCAGCGCGCCGGAGGACTATGTCGAATCGCTGCGTGCGGCCCATGTGCTGGTCGATCCGGACGAGCGCCGCGAGCGCATCGTGCGCGAGGTCGAAGCCGCCGCGAGCGCCGACGGCGGCCGCGCGCGCATCGACGAAGGCATCCTGGAAGAGGTCAACGGCCTGACCGAATGGCCGGTCGCGGTGGCCTGCGGCTTCGAGCGCGAGTTCCTCGCGGTGCCGCAGGAAGCGCTGATCGCGACCATGGAAGCCAACCAGAAATTCTTCCCGGTGCTCGACGCGCAGGGCCAGCTGACCGAACGCTTCGTCGGCGTGGCCAACATCGAAAGCCGCGACCCGCGCGAGGTGCGCAAGGGCTACGAGCGGGTGATCCGTCCGCGTTTCGCCGACGCCAAGTTCTTCTTCGACGAAGACCTCAAGCAGGGGCTGGCGTCGATGGGCGAGGGGCTCAAGACGGTCAAGTATCAGGACAAGCTGGGCAGCGTCGCCGATAAGGTCGCGCGGGTGACCGAACTCGCGCGCTCGATCGCCGCGCAGGTCGGCATCGATCCCGAACAGGCCGCGCGCGCCGCGTCGCTGTCGAAGAACGACCTGCAATCGCGCATGGTCAACGAATTCCCGGAACTGCAGGGCATCGCCGGCCGCTACTACGCCCAGGCCGCGGGCGAGAGCGCGCAGGTCGCCGACGCGATCGACGAGGCCTACATGCCGCGCTTCGCCGGCGACGCGATCGCGCCGTCGGTGCTGGGCCGCGTGGTCGCCATCGCCGAACGGCTGGACACCTTGGCCGGCGGTTTCGCCGCGGGCTTGAAGCCGACCGGCAACAAGGATCCTTTCAGCCTGCGCCGCAACGCCTTGGGCTTGGCGCGCACGCTGCTCGAAGGCGAACTCGACCTGTCGCTGCGCGCGCTGCTGGCCGAAGCGATCAAGCTGCAGCCGTTGCAGAAGGGCAGCGACGAAGCCGGCCTCGACGAGTTGACCGAATTCGTCTACGACCGCCTGCGCAACTACTACGGCGAACGCGGCATCGCGATGGCGCAGCTGGAAGCGGTCAGCGCCGTCGCTCACGGTTCGCTGCTCGACTTCGACCGCCGCCTCACCGCGCTGGCCGAATTCGCCAAGCTGCCGGAAGCCGAAGCGCTGGCCGCCGCCAACAAGCGCAGCCGCAACATCCTCAAGAAGGTCGACGGCGCGGTGCCGGAAGCCATCGATGCGGCGCTGTTCGCCGAACCGGCCGAGCGCGAGCTGGCCGAGGCGGTGGACGCCGCGGTGTCCGACACCGATCCGCTGCTCGCGCAGCGCGATTACGTCGCCGTGCTCGGCCGCTTGGCGCGGCTGCGGCCGCAGGTCGACGCGTTCTTCGACAAGGTCATGGTCAACGTCGACGACGCGGCGGTGCGCAACAACCGGTTGGCGCTGCTCAAGCGCTTGTCCGACCGGCTCGGCGGCGTCGCGGCGATCGAGCATTTGTCGATCTGA
- the glyQ gene encoding glycine--tRNA ligase subunit alpha: MSATDAPTPAITFQSMIQRLNAYWAEQGCVLIQPLDLEVGAGTFHPATFLRALGPEPWNAAYVQPSRRPTDGRYGENPNRLQRYYQYQVAMKPSPDNIVELYFDSLKALGVDPRVHDLRLVEDNWESPTLGAWGLGWEVWLNGMEVTQFTYFQQAGGLECRPVLGEITYGLERLCMYLQNVDNVYDLIWTYGPDGTPVTYGDVYHQNEVEQSAYNFEHADVEELFHRFDACEKEAQKLIELGLPLPAYDQVCKASHSFNLLDARRAISVTERQRYILRVRRIAQGVAEAYYAQREKRGFPGLKHASKAEAA, translated from the coding sequence ATGAGCGCGACCGACGCACCGACCCCCGCGATCACCTTCCAGAGCATGATCCAGCGCCTGAACGCCTATTGGGCGGAGCAGGGCTGCGTGCTGATCCAACCGCTGGACCTGGAAGTCGGCGCCGGTACCTTCCACCCGGCCACCTTCCTGCGCGCGCTCGGCCCGGAGCCGTGGAACGCCGCCTACGTCCAGCCCAGCCGCCGTCCCACCGACGGCCGCTACGGCGAAAACCCGAACCGCCTGCAGCGCTACTACCAGTACCAGGTGGCGATGAAGCCCAGCCCCGACAACATCGTCGAGCTGTACTTCGATTCGCTCAAGGCGCTGGGCGTGGACCCGCGCGTGCACGACCTGCGCCTGGTCGAGGACAACTGGGAATCGCCGACGCTCGGCGCCTGGGGCCTGGGCTGGGAAGTCTGGCTCAACGGCATGGAGGTGACCCAGTTCACCTACTTCCAGCAGGCCGGCGGCCTGGAGTGCCGGCCGGTGCTGGGCGAGATCACCTACGGTCTCGAACGCTTGTGCATGTACCTGCAGAACGTCGACAACGTCTACGACCTGATCTGGACCTACGGCCCCGACGGTACGCCGGTGACCTACGGCGACGTGTACCACCAGAACGAAGTCGAGCAGAGCGCCTACAACTTCGAGCACGCCGACGTCGAAGAGCTGTTCCATCGCTTCGACGCCTGTGAGAAGGAAGCGCAGAAACTGATCGAACTCGGCCTGCCGCTGCCGGCCTACGATCAGGTGTGCAAGGCCAGCCACAGCTTCAACCTGCTCGACGCGCGCCGCGCGATCAGCGTGACCGAGCGCCAGCGCTACATCCTGCGCGTGCGCCGCATCGCTCAGGGCGTGGCCGAGGCTTACTACGCTCAGCGCGAGAAGCGCGGTTTCCCCGGCCTGAAGCACGCCAGCAAGGCCGAAGCCGCCTGA
- a CDS encoding glutamine amidotransferase, whose translation MKPPFLILETGQPVPSMRRHRGFPHWIRVAAGLGRDEAVVVNVEAGDELPGRDGFAGAIVTGSGAMVTDRAQWSERSAQWLREAAHAGLPLFGICYGHQLLAHALGGEVGNHPAGREMGTVHLELHPTAAADPLFAGLPASFPAQATHLQTVLRAPDGATVLARSSHDACHAFRWGERAWGVQFHPEFSAGHMRGYVRARQDALRNEGLCPRTVAREVSAAPHARRVLRRFVGHARALHGR comes from the coding sequence GTGAAGCCGCCCTTCCTGATCCTTGAGACCGGCCAGCCGGTCCCCTCCATGCGCCGCCACCGCGGCTTTCCGCATTGGATCCGCGTCGCCGCCGGCCTCGGCCGGGACGAGGCGGTGGTCGTCAACGTCGAAGCCGGCGACGAATTGCCGGGCCGCGACGGCTTCGCCGGGGCCATCGTCACCGGCTCCGGCGCGATGGTCACCGACCGCGCGCAATGGAGCGAACGCAGCGCGCAGTGGCTGCGCGAGGCCGCCCACGCCGGGCTGCCGCTGTTCGGCATCTGCTACGGCCACCAGTTGCTGGCGCACGCGCTCGGCGGCGAAGTCGGCAACCATCCGGCCGGGCGCGAGATGGGCACCGTGCATTTGGAACTGCACCCCACCGCCGCCGCCGACCCGCTGTTCGCCGGCCTGCCGGCGAGCTTCCCGGCCCAGGCCACGCATCTGCAGACCGTGCTGCGCGCGCCCGACGGCGCCACCGTGCTGGCGCGCTCGAGCCACGACGCCTGCCACGCCTTCCGCTGGGGCGAGCGCGCCTGGGGCGTGCAGTTCCATCCCGAATTCAGCGCCGGCCACATGCGCGGCTACGTGCGCGCGCGCCAGGACGCGCTGCGCAACGAAGGCCTGTGCCCGCGCACGGTCGCGCGCGAGGTCAGCGCCGCGCCGCACGCGCGCCGGGTGCTGCGCCGTTTCGTCGGCCATGCGCGCGCGCTGCACGGCCGCTGA
- a CDS encoding RDD family protein, with translation MSAPGAASPPAGFWPRYAAWSLDAVLIAALTCLLGAGHWRRLIEQGSRAHADLNARLAEAMASSASDDLAFGGFLGRLGEQPQVHAAATAATSAWIGLVLGWLLVYAALGLLYEVGFVAFTPWRATPGKRALGLYVAARDGGELGPVRAALRYLGGSLSWLTLNLGHLLAAGKPEHLALHDRLAGASVRRRGAARMPAWGWAWLVLQVAATLAACVWLMWTLQASLDAALNGAL, from the coding sequence GTGAGCGCGCCCGGCGCGGCGTCGCCGCCGGCCGGGTTCTGGCCGCGCTACGCGGCGTGGTCGCTGGATGCGGTGTTGATCGCCGCGCTGACTTGCCTGCTCGGCGCCGGCCATTGGCGCCGGTTGATCGAGCAGGGCTCGCGCGCTCACGCCGACCTCAACGCGCGCTTGGCCGAGGCGATGGCGTCCTCGGCGTCGGACGATCTGGCGTTCGGCGGTTTTCTCGGCCGCCTGGGCGAGCAGCCGCAGGTGCATGCGGCCGCGACCGCCGCGACCTCGGCGTGGATCGGGCTGGTGCTGGGCTGGCTGCTGGTCTATGCCGCGCTCGGCCTGCTCTACGAAGTGGGCTTCGTCGCGTTCACGCCGTGGCGCGCCACGCCGGGCAAGCGCGCGCTGGGCTTGTACGTGGCCGCGCGCGACGGCGGCGAACTCGGGCCGGTGCGCGCGGCGCTGCGCTATCTCGGCGGTTCGCTGTCGTGGCTCACGCTCAACCTCGGCCATCTGTTGGCCGCGGGGAAACCCGAGCATCTGGCTTTGCACGACCGCCTCGCCGGCGCCAGCGTGCGCCGCCGCGGCGCCGCGCGCATGCCGGCCTGGGGCTGGGCGTGGTTGGTGCTGCAAGTCGCGGCCACGCTGGCCGCGTGCGTGTGGCTGATGTGGACGCTGCAGGCGTCGCTGGACGCCGCGCTCAACGGCGCGCTGTAA
- the tatC gene encoding twin-arginine translocase subunit TatC, giving the protein MSDADPRSGDPNDYTPEPRLLDHLIELRARLLRGVAGLMVVFLGLLPFANKLYHFLATPLLAKLPAGSQLIAVEVASPFAAPLKLAFFAALMISMPWLLFQAWAFVAPGLYKREKRLALPLLVSALVLFYAGCAFAFFLVLPSVFGFLVKVTPVGVAMMTDINAYLDFVLVLFLAFGISFEVPVALVILALLGWVTPAQLKEARGYAVVGIFIVAAVITPPDVVSQLMLAIPMCLLYEIGIIAAKWVASERERPADDAHES; this is encoded by the coding sequence ATGAGCGACGCTGATCCCCGCTCCGGCGATCCCAACGACTACACGCCCGAACCGCGCCTGCTCGATCACCTGATCGAACTGCGCGCGCGCCTGCTGCGCGGCGTCGCCGGTTTGATGGTGGTGTTCCTCGGCCTGCTGCCGTTCGCCAACAAGCTCTACCACTTCCTGGCCACGCCGCTGCTGGCCAAGCTGCCGGCCGGCAGCCAGCTGATCGCGGTGGAAGTGGCCTCGCCGTTCGCCGCGCCGTTGAAGCTGGCGTTCTTCGCCGCGCTGATGATTTCGATGCCGTGGCTGCTGTTCCAGGCCTGGGCCTTCGTCGCGCCGGGCCTGTACAAGCGCGAGAAGCGCCTGGCCCTGCCGCTGCTGGTGTCGGCGCTGGTGCTGTTCTACGCCGGCTGCGCGTTCGCGTTCTTCCTGGTGTTGCCGTCGGTGTTCGGCTTCCTGGTCAAGGTCACGCCGGTCGGCGTGGCGATGATGACCGACATCAACGCCTACCTCGACTTCGTCCTGGTCCTGTTCCTGGCCTTCGGCATCAGCTTCGAGGTGCCGGTGGCGCTGGTGATCCTGGCCTTGCTCGGCTGGGTCACCCCGGCGCAGCTCAAGGAAGCGCGTGGTTACGCCGTGGTCGGCATCTTCATCGTCGCCGCGGTGATCACCCCGCCCGACGTGGTCTCGCAGCTGATGCTGGCGATTCCGATGTGCTTGCTCTACGAGATCGGCATCATCGCCGCCAAGTGGGTCGCCTCCGAGCGCGAGCGTCCCGCCGACGACGCGCACGAATCGTGA
- the tatB gene encoding Sec-independent protein translocase protein TatB, which yields MFDIGFSEVFVIAIVALIVLGPERLPKAARFAGLWVRRARAQWYSVKSELERELADEDLKRSLRAAQDELRSAQQQLRDSGQILREGADDLNQRVAAAGTSPAAAAQAQNESAAAPGDSTQSDPAHGDPSQVPHAHAAPEPSASNHAEPAPAAPAPAEPAHPDYYGANQPDYRPSTAQTPNDERR from the coding sequence ATGTTCGACATAGGCTTCTCGGAAGTCTTCGTGATCGCGATCGTGGCCCTGATCGTGCTCGGGCCCGAGCGCCTGCCCAAGGCCGCGCGTTTCGCCGGGCTGTGGGTGCGGCGCGCGCGCGCGCAGTGGTACTCGGTCAAATCCGAGCTCGAGCGCGAACTCGCCGACGAAGACCTCAAGCGCAGCTTGCGCGCCGCCCAGGACGAATTGCGCTCGGCGCAGCAGCAGTTGCGCGACAGCGGCCAGATCCTGCGCGAAGGCGCCGACGATCTGAACCAGCGCGTCGCCGCCGCCGGGACCTCGCCGGCCGCCGCTGCGCAGGCGCAGAACGAAAGCGCCGCGGCGCCGGGCGATTCGACGCAAAGCGATCCGGCGCACGGCGATCCGTCGCAGGTGCCGCACGCGCACGCCGCACCCGAACCCTCGGCGTCGAACCACGCCGAACCGGCGCCTGCGGCACCGGCGCCCGCCGAACCCGCGCACCCCGATTACTACGGCGCCAACCAGCCCGATTACCGCCCCTCCACCGCGCAGACGCCGAACGATGAGCGACGCTGA
- the tatA gene encoding Sec-independent protein translocase subunit TatA, with the protein MGSMSWIHWVVVLLIVVLVFGTKRLGNIGKDVGEAVKGFKKGMADDDKPEQLNDQSRNSDSNASARNDERSQR; encoded by the coding sequence ATGGGCAGCATGAGTTGGATTCACTGGGTCGTCGTCCTGCTGATCGTCGTGCTGGTGTTCGGCACCAAGCGCCTGGGCAACATCGGCAAAGACGTCGGCGAGGCGGTCAAGGGCTTCAAGAAGGGCATGGCCGACGACGACAAGCCCGAGCAGCTCAACGACCAGTCGCGCAACAGCGACAGCAACGCGTCCGCGCGCAACGACGAGCGCAGCCAGCGCTGA
- a CDS encoding lipid-binding SYLF domain-containing protein, whose product MHRVLSLSLALSLGLSATAAVAGPDEDQRARDAIRVLADIQQIPESAIPDKLFDEARAIVVVPDTLKVGLVFGGRRGHGLASVKNPDGTWSNPSYIKLTGGSVGFQAGVQSSDIVLVFRGARGLDSIVNGKLTLGGDASVAAGPVGRTAAAATDGQLKAEIWSWSRARGLFAGIALDGAVLSIDDAANQAVYGAGNTPRMIFEGRASGQPSNAVVDFRDRLEEASAAARAKRTAEEQRPELGTTVYPAPGVTVAEPAGAAPRAPAHERLAPAQPAQPQPVQGQPTPLRDVPAQPNPAKVEPLP is encoded by the coding sequence TTGCACCGCGTCCTGAGTCTGAGCCTGGCCCTGAGCCTGGGCCTGTCCGCCACCGCCGCCGTGGCCGGTCCCGATGAGGACCAGCGCGCCCGCGACGCGATCCGCGTGCTCGCCGACATCCAGCAGATTCCCGAATCGGCGATTCCCGACAAGTTGTTCGACGAGGCCCGCGCGATCGTGGTCGTGCCCGATACGCTCAAGGTCGGCCTGGTGTTCGGCGGCCGCCGCGGCCACGGTCTGGCCTCGGTGAAGAATCCCGACGGCACCTGGTCCAATCCCAGCTACATCAAGCTCACCGGCGGCAGCGTCGGGTTCCAGGCCGGCGTGCAGTCCTCCGACATCGTGCTGGTGTTCCGCGGCGCGCGCGGCCTGGATTCGATCGTCAACGGCAAGCTGACCCTCGGCGGCGACGCCAGCGTCGCCGCCGGCCCGGTCGGGCGCACCGCCGCGGCCGCCACCGACGGCCAGCTCAAGGCCGAAATCTGGTCGTGGTCGCGCGCGCGCGGCCTGTTCGCCGGCATCGCGCTCGACGGCGCGGTGCTGTCGATCGACGATGCCGCCAATCAGGCGGTGTACGGCGCGGGCAACACCCCGCGCATGATTTTCGAGGGCCGCGCCAGCGGTCAGCCGTCCAACGCCGTGGTCGATTTCCGCGACCGCCTGGAAGAGGCCAGCGCTGCCGCGCGCGCCAAGCGCACCGCCGAGGAGCAGCGGCCCGAGCTCGGCACCACGGTCTATCCCGCGCCCGGCGTGACCGTGGCCGAACCGGCCGGCGCCGCGCCGCGCGCGCCCGCGCACGAGCGCCTCGCCCCGGCCCAGCCGGCGCAGCCGCAACCGGTGCAGGGCCAGCCCACGCCGCTGCGCGACGTGCCGGCGCAGCCCAATCCGGCCAAGGTCGAGCCGCTGCCCTGA